The Camelus dromedarius isolate mCamDro1 chromosome 23, mCamDro1.pat, whole genome shotgun sequence nucleotide sequence TTAATTCATTCAGTTAAGGGTTTCTTcagaaatttcttctatttctggaAAACATTCCCACACTTTTTGGGaccatttccattttttctaCCCCACCATAAAGCTCTTTATGCGTACATATCTTGGGGGTTATTCTGGATGTTGACTTAAGATTTCCCACACTCTTGCTCCTTCTggacttcttttttcttgtgctttttttttttttaaatctttccccAGTGGTCTCCCTTCTATGGCCTAAAACCTAGAGGCACACGATTGTCCCACTCTGTGTTTGAGCCCCTTAAAATACGATCTCTTCTTCTATTCAGTTTTTTCAAGCCTATACCCAGAGTCCAACAACCACTGTGACCATTGCACGCACCCGGGAATGTTGTGTTCTTACCCCTCTCACACGagctcctcttccccctcccctgaccTGTACCACGTACTTCACCTTCCACCTTCCCCTAACTTCTTCACGTGAAAAAGCCTGCATTCTTGGCATGCATCCCTGCTCCCCTTTCCCCATTCCACCAATGCTTCTCTTCCTTGTCCCTGATCTTTGGCTCACCTTCACACCCTTATAAAATCTTCTCATTGCTCCATTTTTAACATAAAGCCCCAGGTTCTTATATTGTTTCTCTCATTTCTTCACTAATCTGTCTTTCTgcttcctctctttccccagaCCCCTTTGAGTTTCAGATGAGAGCTGGCTGTGAGCTGCGTTCTAGGGACACCATAGAAGGCTTCTTCCAGGTAGCCTTTCAAGGATCAGATTTCCTGAGTTTCCAAAACATGTCATGGGTGCCGGCTCCAGAGACCGAGGGAAGGGCCCAGAGAGCCTGTAATCTACTCAATCAGTATGAAGGCATCAAGGAAACGATGCATAAGCTCATAGGAAACACCTGCCCCCAATTTCTCTTGGGTCTCCTCGATGCAGGGAAGATGTATCTCCAGAGACAAGGTTAGTTCGGCCTCTTATAAGATTTCCTTATGTCTTGTCTCTGTCCACCATCCCTTCCAAAATTAGGACAAGGAAGAGTTTAAAAAGGAGAGGGGTTGGTGGGCAAAAGGGTCCTAGAGGAAGACAGTATGTGCCTATTAATGTGGGTAATTTGTCCCTAAGCTGCCTGTTGGAGTCCTCATCTGAATACCCTTCATGCCTTCTGCAGTGAAACCAGAGGCCTGGCTGTCCAGTAGCCCCATCCTTGGGTCTGATCAGCTGGTGCTGGCTTGTCACGTCTCTGGCTACTACCCAAAGCCTATCTGGGTGATGTGGATGCGCGGTGAGCAGGAGCAGTCAGACACTCAGCAAGGCGACATCCTGCCCAGTGTTGACGGGACCTGGTACGTTCGCGCGATCCTGCACGTGGCGGCCGAGGAGGCAGCGGGCCTGTCTTGTCGGGTGAGGCACAGCAGTCTAGGAGACCAGGACATCGTTCTCTACTGGGGTGAGTCCGACTGGATTTATAAGGGTGCAAAGGCGCCTCCTGAGCCTGGGAGGTAGGTCAGAAGAAAGTCTCATGATGCCAACGTTAAGTGAGAGAGATACTAAGAAGGAATTAACAGAGGTGTTTTCAGAAATGTAGGAACGAAACATGAGGGACACTCAGATGTAAGAGATTTGTGGGGAGACGAGGAACCCTTCCCTGAGCAGGTATGCGAACAGAGTGACTAAACAGGATGATGGTTGGGACTTGCAGGCAGCGCGTATGTCAAGGTAGGGAAATCAGTGGATGGAGGAAGGTTGGCAGTGGGTTTATTGTGACATCTGCGTGTCCCTCTAATACTCACAGGACATCACTTCCCCATGAACTTGATCCCCTTGGCAGTGATTGCTCCTCTAGTGCTTCTAATGGTCCTTGCATTATGGGTTAAAAAGCACTGGTGAGTTCTTTGTGTTTCTTCCTCTCGTCCCAATTTTTGATTTCAATATTCCATCTTAGTTCTCTTAGCTTCCATATCTTGATCACTCCCTCTTATCCTCAGGCACCGCTTCCAACTTAGAGTTTCTccccatttctttcatttcacagCTCCTATCAAAGCATCCCATGAGAGTCCTCACCACGCCACCCTGATTGGAGTGAGAATCCCGCAGCCCAGGAACCTAGGACACCATAGTGATGTCATCCTTTCTcttctgcatttaattttttttctgtttctgctttataatcATTTGTTAATATAAACTAATTTAATTTCTGTAACTCTCTGTGGAATACCTTCCTTGTGATCTCCATTTATTCAATAGAACTCACCCTTCAAAGCCCACTTCTGATGTCACATTCTCCAGAGGACTTCCCTTGTCCGGAGCGGGAAGCAGTCTCTCCCTGGTCTGAACCCAGACAGCACTTCAGCTGTACCCTGCTCCATGTGTACGCTACTTCTTGTACTGAATTGCAGTTTCTTGggtctttcttccccttttagtATTTAGACTCCTTTGGGACAAGGATCATGACCAATGTAGCACTTAACTACAATGACCTGCATGTAGTCAGTGCTCGGCGAAAATCAAACCAGAACCAACCAACCATATCCAAGTTGGTTTCGCTGACATGTTGACAGGCTTTTCTCATTACCTTCATTCCTGACATCATTGTACTATTTGAAACTCTGCTGTTTCCCCTcttgtttaaatgtttttcacTTGAGTAGGAAATTCCATACTCCTTTAACTTCCTCACTTTCTCTCTAAACtcttaaagaaaaatgcagtttTGCTCCTTgccaaatttgttttctaaatacatTTAGTCAACTGTTTCCAATGTCTTCCaaacacaaagagagaaagagtgtgCAGACCACATGTGAAGGGATGTGTCACTGAATGGTTAA carries:
- the LOC105086513 gene encoding T-cell surface glycoprotein CD1c codes for the protein MLFLHLVLLAALSGGGSADVPDHLRSTAVQEYTSFYIIQISTFANQSWARNQGSGWLDELQTHGWESEAGKIIFLRPWSKGNFSNEELTHLSLLFHVYLIGLTQEIQDYASQLQFEYPFEFQMRAGCELRSRDTIEGFFQVAFQGSDFLSFQNMSWVPAPETEGRAQRACNLLNQYEGIKETMHKLIGNTCPQFLLGLLDAGKMYLQRQVKPEAWLSSSPILGSDQLVLACHVSGYYPKPIWVMWMRGEQEQSDTQQGDILPSVDGTWYVRAILHVAAEEAAGLSCRVRHSSLGDQDIVLYWGHHFPMNLIPLAVIAPLVLLMVLALWVKKHCSYQSIP